The sequence GCGCGGCTAGCGCTCATGAAGTAGTCGCGGTTGGTGTCACGCTCGATCGTCGCCAGATCCTGACCGGTGTGATGCGCCAGCAGCTGATTCAACCGCTCGCGAATGTAGAGGATCTCGCGCGCATGGATGTCGATGTCCGACGCCTGACCCTGGAAACCACCGAGTGGCTGGTGAATCATCACCCGGGCGTTCGGCAGGCAGAAACGCTTGCCCTTGGCGCCGCCCGCGAGCAGGAACGCACCCATGCTGCAGGCCTGGCCGATACACGTCGTCGAAACGTCGGCCTTGATGAACTGCATGGTGTCGTAAATGGCCATGCCCGCGGTGACGGAGCCGCCCGGGGAATTGATATACAGGTGAATATCCTTCTCCGGGTTTTCCGCCTCGAGAAACAGCATTTGAGCGACGATCAGGTTGGCCATGTAGTCTTCAACCTGGCCCACCATGAAGATCACCCGCTCTTTCAGAAGACGGGAATAGATGTCGTACGCGCGCTCGCCACGAGCAGATTGCTCGATGACCATGGGCACCAGCCCACCAGCCGCCTGGATGTCTGGTGCTTGCATAAACGGATTGCCGGACATTTCCAACGAAACTCCCTAGTCATGCCGCAAAGACATAAGCCAGCGCGAGGCTGGCTTATGAGTATGCATATAAACGGTTGAAGAG comes from Stutzerimonas stutzeri and encodes:
- the clpP gene encoding ATP-dependent Clp endopeptidase proteolytic subunit ClpP, yielding MSGNPFMQAPDIQAAGGLVPMVIEQSARGERAYDIYSRLLKERVIFMVGQVEDYMANLIVAQMLFLEAENPEKDIHLYINSPGGSVTAGMAIYDTMQFIKADVSTTCIGQACSMGAFLLAGGAKGKRFCLPNARVMIHQPLGGFQGQASDIDIHAREILYIRERLNQLLAHHTGQDLATIERDTNRDYFMSASRALEYGVVDAVHEKRQQPV